From uncultured Bacteroides sp., a single genomic window includes:
- a CDS encoding FKBP-type peptidyl-prolyl cis-trans isomerase, giving the protein MSLKHKDYKEANMQFLEENLNEEGVMELPCGVQYKVILQGKGPVPTAKSTVKVHYKGTLIDGTVFDDSFSRKRPESFRVNEVITGWQEALQAMPLGSRWIIYIPYMLGYGTRAAGKIKPYSTLIFEVELLGVK; this is encoded by the coding sequence ATGAGCTTAAAACATAAAGATTACAAAGAAGCAAATATGCAGTTTCTGGAAGAGAACCTGAACGAAGAGGGTGTTATGGAACTGCCTTGCGGAGTGCAGTACAAAGTCATTTTACAGGGAAAAGGTCCTGTGCCTACTGCGAAAAGTACCGTGAAGGTGCATTATAAAGGCACACTGATTGACGGAACGGTATTTGACGACTCTTTTAGCCGCAAACGTCCTGAATCATTTCGTGTGAATGAGGTTATTACTGGTTGGCAGGAAGCTTTGCAGGCTATGCCTCTTGGTTCGCGCTGGATAATTTATATTCCATACATGCTGGGATATGGTACCCGTGCTGCAGGAAAGATTAAGCCCTACTCTACCCTGATCTTTGAAGTGGAGTTATTGGGAGTAAAATAA
- the hcp gene encoding hydroxylamine reductase, translating to MFCNQCQETAKNTGCTINGVCGKKEDTANIQDLLIFACQGLAFATIEARKKGIDTNIESKHITNGLFITITNANFDNVAIMKAINDCITLRDNLKSKANISEKNDALDWKGTSEADFHEKAKQVSTLFFDKDEDIRALKQYTLFGIKGIAAYAEHAFNLGFEEQDIYNFMEETLVMISRPMNLKDMLDWLVKTGEYGVKVMALLDKANTTTFGNPEISNVNIGVGKNPGILISGHDLNDLEQLLIQTEGKGVDIYTHSEMLPSHAYPHFKKYKHLVGNYGNAWHRQLDEFETFNGPVLFTTNCLVPPRKTTTYNDRIFTTGAAGMPEWKVIDKKLVNGHKDFSEIIELAKKCPPPTEIENGEITIGFAHNQVLSLADKILEAVNSGAIKRLVVMSGCDARQKSREYYTEFAKQLPKDTVILTSGCAKYRYNKLKLGDINGIPRVLDAGQCNDSYSWAVVALKLKEVLNLDDINKLPIIFDIAWYEQKAIIVHLALLYLGIKNTHIGPTLPGFLTPNLLKIVQDSFGVQTITTVEEDMKSFGLN from the coding sequence ATGTTTTGTAACCAGTGTCAGGAGACAGCCAAGAATACGGGCTGCACCATTAACGGAGTTTGCGGTAAAAAAGAAGATACCGCCAATATTCAGGATTTATTAATATTTGCGTGTCAGGGGCTTGCATTTGCAACTATCGAAGCCCGAAAGAAAGGGATAGATACCAATATAGAGAGTAAACATATTACTAATGGCCTGTTTATAACTATCACAAATGCGAATTTTGATAACGTTGCAATAATGAAGGCTATCAATGATTGCATCACTCTCCGGGATAACCTGAAATCAAAAGCAAATATTAGTGAAAAAAATGATGCACTTGACTGGAAAGGAACAAGCGAAGCAGACTTTCATGAAAAAGCAAAGCAGGTTAGCACTTTGTTCTTTGACAAAGACGAAGATATCCGTGCATTGAAACAGTATACATTGTTTGGCATAAAAGGTATTGCAGCCTATGCGGAACATGCCTTCAATCTGGGATTCGAAGAACAGGATATATACAACTTCATGGAAGAGACTCTTGTTATGATCTCCAGACCTATGAACCTGAAAGATATGCTCGACTGGCTTGTAAAAACCGGTGAGTATGGAGTTAAGGTGATGGCTTTACTTGACAAAGCAAATACTACCACTTTTGGAAATCCTGAGATTTCTAATGTTAACATCGGAGTTGGAAAGAATCCGGGTATTCTGATCAGCGGACATGATCTGAATGATTTGGAACAGCTATTAATACAAACCGAAGGTAAAGGTGTTGATATTTACACTCATTCTGAGATGTTGCCTTCTCATGCCTATCCTCATTTCAAGAAATACAAACATCTTGTTGGAAACTACGGAAATGCATGGCACCGCCAGCTTGATGAATTTGAGACATTTAATGGTCCTGTTCTCTTCACTACAAATTGCTTAGTTCCTCCACGCAAAACAACAACCTATAATGACAGGATATTTACAACAGGAGCTGCAGGAATGCCCGAATGGAAAGTGATTGATAAGAAACTGGTTAATGGTCATAAAGACTTTTCTGAAATCATAGAACTGGCAAAAAAATGTCCGCCTCCTACAGAAATTGAGAATGGTGAAATAACTATCGGTTTTGCACACAATCAGGTTTTATCTCTTGCTGATAAGATTCTGGAAGCTGTAAATTCCGGAGCTATAAAAAGACTGGTTGTGATGTCAGGTTGTGATGCTCGTCAGAAAAGCCGTGAATATTATACTGAATTTGCAAAACAACTGCCAAAAGATACTGTGATTCTTACTTCGGGATGTGCTAAATATCGCTATAACAAGTTGAAATTGGGCGATATTAACGGTATACCAAGAGTACTGGATGCCGGTCAGTGTAATGATTCATATTCATGGGCAGTAGTTGCGCTCAAACTAAAAGAAGTTCTGAATCTGGACGACATCAATAAATTACCAATCATCTTTGATATTGCCTGGTACGAGCAGAAAGCAATCATTGTTCATCTTGCCCTGCTATATCTTGGAATAAAGAATACACATATCGGTCCTACTTTGCCTGGATTCTTAACTCCTAACCTTTTAAAAATTGTTCAGGACAGTTTTGGTGTTCAGACTATCACAACCGTGGAAGAAGATATGAAATCTTTTGGACTTAATTAA
- a CDS encoding helix-turn-helix transcriptional regulator, producing MNQLSKDIRTYTFAEFEGNNPSFSLRRLEDLYRMKHGESDIPHRHDYYTIIFFEKGAGTHIVDFTEYPIEDHSIYFIIPGQMHQVIPTSEPKGWTMKFTDEFLISNSISDKLINSIYLFNEYGQSPPLSINEMQMPVYLNIISQIEFFSNSLESYTQEAVGALMKLFFIQSNNHCSLHKSNNPQLQETTNQLLHSFKQLLNKHYASMHLVADYANKLNVTADYLNKTVKSITGKSAKDHIQTKIIIEAKRSLLFSEISSKELAYELGFEESAHFNNFFKKITSQTPSEFRVLARQS from the coding sequence ATGAATCAGCTCTCAAAAGACATAAGAACTTATACCTTTGCTGAATTTGAAGGAAATAATCCTTCTTTCTCGCTCAGACGGCTTGAGGATTTGTATCGTATGAAACACGGCGAATCTGATATTCCGCATCGTCATGATTATTATACGATTATTTTTTTTGAGAAGGGAGCCGGAACTCATATTGTTGACTTTACAGAGTATCCGATTGAAGATCACAGTATTTATTTTATTATTCCCGGACAGATGCATCAGGTAATTCCTACTTCTGAACCTAAAGGCTGGACAATGAAATTTACCGATGAGTTTTTAATCTCCAATTCCATTTCCGATAAACTGATAAATAGTATTTACTTGTTTAATGAATACGGTCAGTCACCTCCGCTGTCAATCAATGAAATGCAGATGCCTGTCTATCTCAATATAATTTCTCAGATAGAGTTTTTTTCTAACTCTCTGGAAAGTTATACGCAGGAAGCTGTTGGTGCACTAATGAAGCTTTTCTTTATACAAAGCAATAATCATTGTTCTCTGCACAAAAGCAATAATCCACAGTTGCAGGAAACCACCAATCAGCTGTTGCATTCGTTCAAACAACTGCTGAACAAACATTATGCCTCTATGCATCTGGTGGCCGATTATGCCAATAAGTTGAATGTTACCGCCGATTATCTGAATAAAACGGTAAAAAGCATTACTGGCAAATCTGCCAAAGATCATATTCAGACTAAAATAATTATCGAAGCAAAGCGTTCACTACTTTTTAGTGAGATCAGCAGCAAAGAGCTGGCTTACGAACTTGGCTTCGAAGAATCGGCCCATTTCAATAACTTTTTTAAGAAAATTACCAGTCAAACTCCCTCCGAATTTCGGGTTTTAGCACGTCAGTCCTGA
- a CDS encoding pirin family protein encodes MKTILHKSETRGHANHGWLDTRHTFSFADYYNPQRVHFGMLRVLNDDRIAPGEGFGKHPHDNMEIISIPLYGDLEHKDSMGNHGVITTGEIQVMSAGTGIFHSEFNKNKNKEVGLLQIWVLPNKKNVIPRYDQITLADIQKPDEFYQILSPDPEDQGVWIYQNAWFHLGDLSEGWKGTYQLNDKKNGVYFFVIEGKVTVAGQELNRRDGLGVSEAESIEITTSAKTKLLVMEVPMQ; translated from the coding sequence ATGAAAACAATATTGCATAAATCAGAGACACGTGGACATGCCAATCATGGCTGGCTCGACACTCGCCATACTTTTAGCTTTGCCGATTATTACAACCCTCAACGTGTACATTTTGGTATGCTAAGAGTACTTAACGATGATCGCATAGCACCAGGAGAAGGTTTCGGCAAGCATCCTCATGACAATATGGAGATAATCTCCATTCCACTTTACGGCGATCTGGAACATAAGGACAGCATGGGCAACCACGGCGTTATCACTACCGGTGAAATTCAGGTGATGAGTGCCGGGACTGGTATCTTCCATAGTGAGTTCAATAAGAATAAGAATAAAGAAGTCGGCTTACTGCAAATATGGGTACTCCCCAACAAAAAAAATGTAATACCGCGGTATGATCAGATTACTTTGGCCGATATTCAGAAACCCGATGAATTTTATCAGATACTTTCACCTGACCCCGAAGATCAGGGAGTATGGATATATCAGAATGCCTGGTTCCATTTAGGCGATTTGTCTGAAGGGTGGAAAGGAACATACCAATTAAACGATAAGAAGAACGGCGTTTACTTCTTTGTAATAGAAGGAAAAGTAACAGTTGCCGGACAGGAGCTGAACAGAAGAGACGGACTAGGTGTTAGTGAAGCAGAATCAATAGAAATAACAACATCCGCAAAAACAAAACTGCTGGTAATGGAAGTACCAATGCAATAA
- a CDS encoding DoxX family protein, with protein MDAIKKFLATDQQSWSLLVARLALGLVILPHGMQKALGAFGGYGFSGTLGAFQSMGMPLLLGVLVILAEFVGSIGILAGAGTRFMAFSVGLTMAGAAVLGGHINNGFFMNWFGAQKGEGIEYFILVVGLALVLLIGGSGRYAVDNLISKKLKTE; from the coding sequence ATGGATGCAATTAAAAAATTCTTAGCAACCGACCAGCAATCATGGTCATTATTAGTAGCACGTTTGGCATTAGGCCTTGTTATATTACCTCACGGAATGCAAAAAGCCCTCGGAGCTTTCGGAGGATACGGCTTTTCCGGCACACTCGGAGCCTTTCAATCCATGGGAATGCCCCTTCTCTTAGGTGTTCTGGTAATTCTGGCAGAATTTGTAGGAAGCATAGGTATTCTTGCTGGAGCCGGAACCCGCTTTATGGCTTTCTCTGTTGGTCTCACTATGGCAGGAGCTGCTGTCCTTGGCGGACATATCAACAACGGATTTTTCATGAACTGGTTTGGAGCGCAAAAGGGCGAAGGTATTGAATACTTCATTCTTGTTGTTGGCTTGGCTCTTGTTCTTCTCATTGGCGGAAGCGGACGCTATGCTGTAGATAATCTTATTTCAAAGAAATTGAAAACGGAATAG
- a CDS encoding DUF5106 domain-containing protein, protein MKYILLFISVLLFTCCVKKPCQEDTKSPLEVSQKSSFTLPKIPSIFTNEEQRIEFLSENYWNNFKFQDTALINQPKFLHHLFTNFLGLLSQVPDSVSIKCINHMMIQAEADSLMYNCFISMSEKYLYDPNSPLRNESLYIAVLKNILASNKIDEAHKIRPRNHYKTAIKNRPGKMAADFRYTLATGKQGRLYCIHSSYTLIYFNNPDCGDCKVVKEQMASSQVLNNLLRHKKLKILSLYPDKELSIWSKNYSQLPDSWIRAYDKGTIVQKKELYDLKAIPTLYLLDKDKKVLLKDAPFEAIENYLSTIKI, encoded by the coding sequence ATGAAATATATTTTGTTATTTATATCTGTCCTATTATTCACCTGTTGCGTTAAGAAACCCTGTCAGGAAGATACAAAATCACCTCTTGAGGTATCACAAAAGTCCTCTTTTACTTTACCGAAAATTCCCTCAATATTCACAAATGAAGAGCAGCGCATAGAATTCCTATCAGAAAATTACTGGAATAATTTTAAGTTCCAGGATACTGCTCTTATTAATCAGCCTAAGTTTTTACACCATTTATTCACCAACTTCCTTGGATTATTATCACAAGTTCCAGATTCTGTAAGCATAAAATGCATTAATCATATGATGATCCAGGCAGAAGCAGATAGCTTAATGTATAACTGCTTTATATCTATGAGTGAAAAATACTTATACGATCCAAACTCTCCTTTAAGAAATGAATCTCTCTACATCGCTGTCTTGAAAAATATACTAGCCTCAAATAAAATAGACGAAGCTCACAAAATTCGGCCCCGAAACCATTATAAAACAGCAATAAAAAACCGTCCTGGCAAAATGGCTGCAGACTTTCGTTACACATTGGCTACAGGCAAACAAGGACGGCTTTATTGCATACATAGTTCCTATACGCTGATATATTTCAATAACCCGGATTGCGGAGATTGTAAAGTTGTAAAGGAACAAATGGCTTCAAGCCAGGTTCTAAATAATCTGTTACGACACAAAAAACTAAAAATACTTTCTCTTTACCCTGACAAGGAGCTTTCTATCTGGTCAAAAAATTATTCGCAACTACCAGACAGCTGGATCAGAGCTTATGACAAAGGGACTATTGTGCAGAAGAAAGAATTATATGATCTCAAAGCCATTCCTACCTTATATCTACTTGACAAGGATAAAAAAGTATTGCTTAAAGATGCACCATTTGAAGCTATTGAAAACTATTTATCAACAATTAAAATATGA
- a CDS encoding FISUMP domain-containing protein: MKKKYFLLAVIPFFMVSCGDDSDKKVDDGTGTPGWTTYEVLNTKTELGFYILDRNVGATEKYNGDSKNPNAASKGYYYQWGKNTPVKVNADGTISNYDKEWNATGETLKDWSKGENTPCPAGWRIPNQAEMKKITDAAWADYDGMTDQTDAEFQAAKALYKKLLLARTGYVRIVGTDVATRATATPGVYLPTAAYLWAGALNADVPLSSRSFKNAYTLSDNSDIMLGKKGGENEVNVAMPIRCIKD, translated from the coding sequence ATGAAAAAAAAGTATTTTCTTTTAGCTGTGATTCCTTTCTTTATGGTTTCATGTGGTGATGATTCTGACAAAAAAGTAGACGACGGAACTGGAACTCCGGGGTGGACAACTTATGAAGTTTTGAATACAAAAACTGAGTTAGGGTTTTATATACTCGATAGAAATGTTGGGGCTACAGAAAAATATAACGGTGATTCAAAGAATCCTAATGCAGCATCAAAAGGTTATTATTACCAGTGGGGTAAGAATACTCCAGTGAAGGTTAATGCTGATGGAACAATAAGTAATTATGATAAAGAATGGAATGCTACGGGTGAGACTCTGAAAGACTGGTCAAAAGGTGAGAATACTCCTTGTCCTGCAGGATGGAGAATTCCAAATCAAGCTGAGATGAAGAAAATAACAGATGCGGCTTGGGCTGATTATGATGGAATGACAGACCAGACTGATGCTGAGTTCCAGGCAGCAAAAGCATTATATAAGAAACTACTTCTTGCAAGAACCGGATACGTTCGTATCGTTGGTACTGATGTTGCAACTCGTGCTACTGCCACCCCGGGAGTTTATCTTCCAACTGCCGCTTATCTTTGGGCAGGTGCTCTTAATGCTGATGTACCTTTATCTTCCCGTAGCTTTAAAAATGCATATACATTAAGTGATAATTCAGATATTATGCTAGGGAAAAAAGGTGGTGAGAATGAAGTAAATGTTGCTATGCCTATCAGATGTATTAAAGACTAA
- a CDS encoding carboxypeptidase-like regulatory domain-containing protein, whose translation MAQNNSKSKRIDYRGFVFEQGNKMPIPGATVNLPQYGISTITDSDGMFSFKQVPVGVTDISIRFVGMLVVEKKVNISEKSSSPQKFYMSEENFALDEVVVTAKNNRVGAATSSSISRTAIDHLQATSLTDIMELLPGQLASNPTLNSPGKASLRQVQTDALNSMGTSIVFNGAPVSNNANLQIGNTAKDGSLNTSFTSTAGSGTDMRQISVDNIESVDVIRGIPSVEYGDLTSGVIIINPKAGVYPIQVRLKINPTLTQTSIGKGFNLGKEYGKLSFDFDYAKSLADERRPSQGFQRFTGNLLYTKVFREKLNTTTGLGFYSDLDAQKLDPSDTRYQRERSSKNTGFKFNTNVAWNCNYKLLKVVRLNLSANYEVQKGYNQEIKGNFGYMVTSAMNDGTIASNRQDEIYDASGHQITNIGSNPAATNILPYEFLTKMTTYGKPLNLFAKVTSNFFADFWKIKNRIVAGAEWKTDVNFGRGKVFDPLMPPSSGIRMRPYTDIPALNQLSFYVEDNAERVILDRSLKVQLGARFDMIQPGKEEGGTVISPRINLSYELVPNILSIRGGFGITAKAPPLMYLYPDKAYYDFINFDNSGLTGLAEQQKLSIVTTKVYDTANKNLKIAKNRKSEIGFELKLGQMNFSVTGYNEKLKNGYSFGSDFDSYHLFDLIKYTGVNRTGTYPELTVDKTTKIVLGYNKPLNDKINENNGVEFDFDFGQIKAIRTSFILNGAWMQSKLYSTSNSFYEKSPDADGTYKDIGVYGSGDGSLYERFSTNLRIVHNIPRIGFVISLSMQTIWTDTHKYLGLENKYPIGYLSASDLSYTPIVAGSSISSDIQRQILLNREITDSYSPLCLFNLRLTKEIKKFGGFAFFVNNLFNSNPLEESKRNPGNYKSRNPEQFFGTEIWFKF comes from the coding sequence ATGGCACAAAATAACTCTAAATCAAAAAGAATCGATTATAGAGGGTTTGTATTTGAACAAGGAAATAAGATGCCTATTCCGGGAGCAACTGTAAATCTCCCTCAGTATGGCATTTCTACAATTACAGATTCTGATGGAATGTTCTCTTTTAAACAAGTACCAGTAGGAGTAACAGATATAAGCATTCGTTTTGTTGGTATGCTGGTTGTTGAAAAGAAAGTGAATATAAGCGAGAAAAGTAGCTCTCCGCAAAAGTTCTATATGAGTGAAGAAAACTTTGCATTAGATGAAGTTGTTGTCACGGCAAAGAATAATAGGGTTGGAGCTGCTACTTCTTCATCTATTTCCCGCACTGCTATAGATCACCTTCAAGCCACAAGCCTGACAGATATAATGGAACTTCTTCCAGGACAGCTGGCATCTAATCCAACTCTGAATTCTCCGGGAAAAGCTTCTTTGCGACAGGTGCAAACAGATGCACTTAACAGTATGGGTACTTCTATTGTATTTAATGGGGCTCCGGTTTCTAATAACGCCAATTTACAGATTGGGAATACAGCAAAAGACGGTAGTCTGAATACCAGTTTTACTTCCACAGCCGGTTCTGGTACAGATATGCGGCAAATATCTGTAGATAATATTGAGTCGGTTGATGTTATCAGAGGAATCCCTTCTGTAGAATATGGCGATTTAACATCCGGCGTTATCATTATAAATCCTAAAGCAGGTGTCTATCCTATACAAGTAAGATTGAAAATTAACCCAACGTTGACTCAAACTTCTATAGGCAAGGGATTTAACTTGGGTAAGGAATATGGAAAGTTGAGTTTTGATTTTGATTATGCTAAATCTTTAGCAGACGAACGACGACCTTCTCAGGGTTTTCAACGTTTTACCGGAAATTTGCTGTATACTAAAGTTTTTAGAGAAAAACTGAACACAACTACAGGATTGGGATTTTATTCGGATCTGGATGCCCAAAAGCTCGATCCATCTGATACAAGATATCAGCGTGAACGTTCATCAAAGAACACTGGATTTAAATTCAACACCAATGTGGCATGGAACTGCAATTACAAATTATTAAAGGTTGTACGTTTGAATCTTTCTGCAAATTATGAAGTTCAGAAAGGATATAATCAGGAAATAAAAGGGAATTTCGGATACATGGTTACCTCAGCAATGAATGATGGAACTATTGCTTCAAATAGACAGGATGAAATATATGATGCATCAGGCCATCAAATTACTAATATAGGTAGCAATCCTGCAGCTACTAATATCCTTCCATATGAGTTCCTTACCAAAATGACAACTTATGGAAAACCACTAAACTTGTTTGCAAAGGTTACTTCGAACTTTTTTGCTGATTTCTGGAAGATAAAGAACCGTATTGTGGCAGGAGCCGAATGGAAAACAGATGTCAATTTCGGTAGAGGGAAAGTGTTTGACCCATTGATGCCTCCTTCAAGTGGCATTAGAATGAGGCCATATACAGATATTCCTGCATTAAATCAGCTCTCTTTCTATGTGGAGGATAATGCGGAAAGAGTAATTCTTGACAGATCGTTAAAAGTTCAGTTAGGTGCTCGTTTTGATATGATTCAGCCGGGGAAAGAAGAAGGAGGAACGGTTATTTCTCCACGTATTAATTTGTCTTATGAACTTGTTCCTAATATATTAAGCATACGAGGTGGCTTTGGTATCACAGCAAAAGCTCCTCCTTTAATGTACCTATATCCAGATAAAGCATATTATGATTTTATAAACTTTGATAATTCTGGTTTAACAGGATTAGCTGAACAGCAAAAACTAAGTATTGTAACCACAAAGGTTTATGATACTGCAAATAAGAATTTAAAGATCGCTAAAAACAGAAAAAGTGAAATAGGGTTTGAACTAAAGTTGGGACAAATGAATTTTTCTGTAACCGGATATAATGAGAAACTAAAGAATGGCTATTCTTTTGGCTCAGATTTTGATTCCTATCATCTTTTTGATCTTATAAAATATACAGGTGTAAATAGAACCGGTACATATCCAGAATTAACAGTTGATAAGACCACTAAAATAGTTTTGGGTTACAACAAACCTCTTAATGATAAAATTAATGAAAACAACGGTGTAGAGTTTGATTTTGACTTCGGACAAATTAAAGCGATTCGCACTTCCTTTATTTTAAATGGAGCATGGATGCAGAGCAAACTCTATTCTACTTCCAATTCTTTTTATGAAAAGAGTCCGGATGCCGATGGAACTTACAAAGATATTGGTGTTTATGGTAGTGGAGACGGAAGTTTATATGAGCGTTTTTCTACTAACCTGCGTATTGTTCATAATATACCAAGGATTGGCTTTGTTATTTCCTTATCAATGCAAACCATTTGGACAGATACACATAAATATTTAGGACTGGAAAATAAATATCCTATTGGATATCTTTCTGCTTCCGATTTAAGTTATACTCCTATTGTGGCAGGCAGTTCAATTAGTTCAGATATTCAGAGACAGATACTTCTTAATCGAGAAATTACAGATTCTTATTCTCCGCTTTGTCTGTTTAATCTGAGGCTGACTAAAGAGATTAAGAAGTTTGGTGGTTTTGCATTCTTTGTAAACAACTTGTTTAATAGTAATCCTTTAGAAGAAAGCAAACGCAATCCGGGAAATTATAAATCACGTAATCCGGAACAGTTTTTTGGAACTGAAATATGGTTTAAATTTTAA
- a CDS encoding DUF4876 domain-containing protein produces MIKYMIRFYALLIIMSVFSSCREDKAYDSAYVDAINLHLKYSVFGDSKPFSTPLSMTLTNTTEQITYQRESDLWGKFSLEGLLPGEYTINVIGSLTAAEATEATGKSTLKGANLIGFVSNVKLKLGETESLNNIGLVIPTQSSLIFKELYYSGSRTPSNGSYRNDNFYTIYNNSDTPVLLNDIYIANTENYGGIGTAGPLWPGETQGEYTHVYVQAAWKIIAGQAPVFIQPRQGITIATMAAPHNKDAQYNLNSPVDLSQVDYEAYSTDPSNMYPDFPAPNMKRAFWPSYKDLWQISVFGQGMMLIQATEKEFSEFETVTLPESFMSPGESEEYWLCKKIPVDYVIDAVDLIKNNTATITKRFPPLLDSGFATVGGTYSGFSVIRKVISVNNGKTAYQDSNNSTEDFEINKKPLSK; encoded by the coding sequence ATGATAAAATATATGATTCGCTTTTATGCGTTGTTAATCATTATGAGCGTGTTTTCCTCGTGCCGGGAAGATAAGGCTTATGATTCTGCTTATGTGGATGCAATTAACTTACATTTAAAATATTCTGTTTTTGGAGATAGTAAGCCCTTTTCTACTCCTTTATCAATGACTCTTACAAATACGACAGAGCAGATTACTTATCAGCGCGAAAGTGACCTTTGGGGAAAGTTTTCTTTGGAAGGTTTACTCCCGGGAGAATATACAATCAATGTTATAGGAAGTTTAACGGCTGCAGAGGCTACAGAGGCAACAGGTAAAAGTACCCTGAAAGGAGCTAACTTGATAGGCTTTGTCTCTAATGTGAAACTAAAACTAGGTGAAACAGAATCATTAAACAATATTGGCCTGGTTATTCCTACTCAAAGCTCACTCATTTTTAAGGAATTATATTACTCAGGATCACGTACACCATCAAACGGCAGCTATAGGAATGATAATTTTTATACTATATATAATAATTCTGATACTCCGGTTCTATTGAATGATATTTATATTGCAAATACAGAAAATTATGGAGGTATAGGTACAGCTGGGCCTCTTTGGCCTGGTGAAACTCAAGGAGAATATACACATGTATACGTACAGGCTGCATGGAAGATTATTGCTGGACAAGCACCTGTTTTTATTCAGCCCAGACAGGGTATCACGATTGCTACCATGGCTGCTCCTCATAATAAGGATGCACAATACAATCTTAATTCACCGGTGGATTTATCACAGGTTGACTATGAGGCGTATTCTACAGATCCATCAAATATGTATCCTGATTTTCCTGCTCCAAATATGAAAAGAGCTTTTTGGCCAAGCTATAAAGATTTATGGCAGATCAGTGTGTTTGGACAAGGAATGATGCTGATACAAGCTACAGAAAAGGAATTCTCAGAATTTGAGACCGTGACTCTTCCAGAGTCTTTTATGTCTCCGGGTGAAAGTGAAGAGTATTGGTTGTGTAAAAAAATACCGGTAGACTATGTAATTGATGCGGTTGATTTAATAAAAAACAATACAGCGACAATAACAAAACGCTTTCCTCCTTTATTGGATAGTGGCTTTGCAACAGTTGGAGGTACTTATTCCGGATTTAGCGTTATTCGTAAGGTGATCAGTGTTAATAATGGAAAAACTGCTTATCAGGATTCTAATAATTCAACTGAAGATTTTGAAATAAATAAAAAGCCTTTATCTAAATAA